The Mixophyes fleayi isolate aMixFle1 unplaced genomic scaffold, aMixFle1.hap1 Scaffold_53, whole genome shotgun sequence genome has a window encoding:
- the LOC142134589 gene encoding voltage-dependent calcium channel subunit alpha-2/delta-4-like encodes MLITDGAVEEYEPVFEKYNWPDKKVRIFTYLIGREVTFADNVKWIACSNKGYYTQISTLADVQENVMEYLHVLSRPMVINHDHDIIWTEAYMDSALPQSEEVTCALNVVGPSCHSGTSVVSVREVSPFRTMIVFLCCGVVRWTCLHAP; translated from the exons ATGCTGATAACTGACGGCGCGGTGGAAGAGTACGAGCCGGTGTTTGAGAAGTACAACTGGCCGGATAAGAAG GTCCGAATATTCACGTATCTTATTGGGAGAGAGGTGACGTTTGCGGATAATGTGAAATGGATTGCATGCAGCAATAAAG GATATTACACGCAGATCTCCACGCTGGCGGATGTCCAGGAAAACGTCATGGAGTATCTCCACGTGCTGAGCCGGCCGATGGTCATCAACCATGACCACGATATAATCTGGACGGAGGCGTACATGGATAGCGCG CTGCCGCAGTCTGAGGAGGTAACCTGTGCTTTGAATGTTGTGGGCCCCTCGTGTCACAGTGGTACTAGTGTGGTTAGTGTTCGTGAAGTGTCACCTTTTCGTACAATGATTGTGTTCTTGTGTTGTGGTGTTGTACGATGGACGTGTCTGCACGCACCGTAA